A DNA window from Aestuariispira ectoiniformans contains the following coding sequences:
- a CDS encoding GGDEF domain-containing protein, producing the protein MQSNMMVNKSREQSVKAAETALANMAEYGLDPSPRNYAVWYAFAMGEPAELAKVLQNRMDHGRDLSQSFCDQLYNRYFSTKETEDAIHSASERIQAEMEKLLTWLSEASGGAEDFSDSVKSGLELLFEGDGLENLRTVMERMVTETKKVRSSNARLHKRLQESSSEISELRENLASLKKEALTDPLTGLYNRKQFDLSLRDAAVEMLEEEAPLCLALLDIDNFKKFNDTYGHQVGDSVLRLVANTLSKNTKGQDTAVRYGGEEFALILPRTRLEDAERVCEQIREAVAGKVLRNRQSGEALGRLTISVGVSAYEQGESLEQFFKRTDDFLYSAKKAGRNRTVAG; encoded by the coding sequence ATGCAAAGTAACATGATGGTAAACAAGTCTCGTGAGCAGTCGGTCAAGGCTGCGGAAACAGCGTTGGCCAATATGGCTGAATACGGTCTCGATCCATCTCCGCGCAATTATGCTGTCTGGTATGCGTTTGCCATGGGAGAGCCTGCCGAACTGGCCAAGGTGCTTCAAAACCGTATGGACCATGGCCGCGACCTGTCGCAGAGCTTTTGTGACCAACTCTATAATCGCTACTTCTCCACAAAGGAAACCGAAGACGCCATCCATTCCGCCAGTGAACGGATTCAGGCTGAGATGGAAAAACTGCTGACCTGGCTGTCCGAAGCCTCTGGCGGGGCAGAAGATTTCAGCGATTCCGTCAAGTCCGGTTTGGAGCTTTTGTTCGAGGGTGACGGGTTGGAGAACCTGCGTACGGTCATGGAGCGCATGGTCACCGAAACCAAGAAGGTTCGCAGCAGCAACGCACGTCTGCACAAGCGCCTGCAGGAATCGTCTTCCGAAATCAGCGAATTGCGTGAAAACCTAGCGTCCTTGAAAAAAGAGGCGCTGACCGACCCGCTGACCGGCCTGTATAACCGCAAGCAGTTCGACCTGTCCCTGCGGGATGCGGCGGTGGAAATGCTGGAGGAAGAAGCGCCGCTATGTCTGGCGCTGCTCGATATCGACAATTTCAAGAAGTTCAACGATACCTACGGCCATCAGGTTGGCGACAGCGTCTTGCGGCTGGTCGCCAATACCCTCTCCAAGAATACCAAGGGTCAGGATACCGCCGTGCGCTATGGCGGGGAGGAATTCGCGCTGATCCTGCCGCGAACCAGGCTGGAGGATGCGGAGCGGGTTTGCGAGCAAATCCGCGAAGCGGTCGCCGGCAAGGTATTGCGTAACCGTCAAAGCGGTGAGGCTTTGGGGCGTCTGACGATCTCTGTCGGGGTTTCCGCCTATGAACAGGGAGAATCGCTGGAGCAATTCTTCAAACGGACGGACGACTTCCTCTATTCCGCCAAGAAAGCCGGGCGGAATCGGACCGTCGCCGGGTAA
- a CDS encoding MlaA family lipoprotein: MFEGNETLDRFKKFGRICAAAVVLATVSACATPPSDPEALKAYENANDPLEPFNRAMFGLHNTIDMIAIKPTAATYDAVVPVFVQDMVSNFLTHLKQPIVFANSLLQGNVQAAGDTLGRFMFNTIAGVGGLFDPASGAGIQKHDEDFGQTLAVWGVPETPYLFIPLFGPTTVRDGAGSLVDYYADPFNRWAWNTDRDGLPLGRSAAEGFNFRARNLKKLDELEKTSLDFYATIRSIYRQQRRDAVHNGVPQELDDPYLADDSNENLFDDPASPDKDQVSMN; encoded by the coding sequence GTGTTCGAAGGCAACGAAACTCTCGACCGGTTCAAGAAGTTTGGTCGCATTTGCGCCGCTGCGGTTGTTTTGGCAACGGTCAGCGCATGCGCAACACCTCCGTCCGATCCGGAGGCCCTGAAAGCATATGAAAATGCCAATGACCCGCTGGAACCTTTCAACCGCGCAATGTTCGGTCTGCACAACACGATCGACATGATCGCCATCAAACCGACGGCGGCGACCTATGATGCAGTTGTTCCTGTCTTCGTTCAGGACATGGTCTCCAACTTCCTGACCCATCTGAAACAGCCCATCGTTTTCGCCAACTCCCTGCTTCAGGGCAACGTACAGGCCGCTGGCGATACATTGGGACGTTTCATGTTCAACACGATTGCCGGTGTCGGCGGTCTGTTCGACCCGGCGTCGGGTGCCGGCATCCAGAAGCATGACGAAGATTTCGGCCAGACGCTGGCTGTCTGGGGCGTGCCTGAAACGCCATACCTCTTCATTCCGCTTTTCGGCCCGACCACCGTGCGTGACGGCGCAGGCAGCCTGGTTGACTATTACGCCGATCCGTTCAACCGCTGGGCCTGGAACACGGACCGCGACGGTCTGCCGCTTGGCCGCAGCGCAGCGGAAGGTTTCAACTTCCGCGCCCGCAACCTCAAGAAGCTGGACGAGTTGGAAAAAACGTCACTGGACTTCTATGCAACGATCCGCAGCATCTATCGTCAGCAGCGCCGCGATGCCGTCCACAACGGCGTTCCGCAGGAACTCGACGATCCGTATCTTGCTGACGACAGCAATGAAAACCTGTTTGACGATCCGGCCAGCCCGGACAAAGATCAGGTCAGCATGAACTGA
- a CDS encoding 5-(carboxyamino)imidazole ribonucleotide synthase: MHKPLSPGKTIGILGGGQLGRMTALAAANFGYRCYIMEPQRNCPASFVSAGHLTAEYDSEAALLKFASQVDVVTLEFENVPVKSLKFLESQVPVYPGPQALEISQDRVREKSFLNDQGIETAPWAPVKNAEDLDIAVDKIGRPSVLKTTRFGYDGKGQAKIGPETDAIAAWREVGSGYCILEGFVDFTMEISVIVARSVTGEIKAYEPVENRHANHILDETHVPASITAEQTEQAMEIATKAVEAMDLVGLLAVEMFVAADGRILVNEVAPRPHNSGHWTMDACVTSQFEQLVRAVCGLPLGSTQRLGRAKMKNLLGRDVHKWEEYLAEPGAHLHLYGKADVKAGRKMGHVNWLFQDDDA; the protein is encoded by the coding sequence ATGCATAAGCCGCTTTCTCCCGGTAAGACAATTGGCATTCTGGGTGGTGGCCAACTGGGCCGTATGACCGCGCTCGCCGCCGCCAATTTCGGTTATCGCTGCTATATCATGGAGCCACAGCGCAACTGCCCGGCCTCCTTCGTCTCTGCCGGTCACCTGACCGCCGAATACGACAGTGAAGCGGCCCTGCTGAAATTCGCCTCGCAGGTGGATGTGGTCACGCTGGAATTCGAAAATGTGCCGGTCAAATCGCTTAAGTTCCTGGAAAGCCAGGTACCGGTCTATCCGGGACCGCAGGCCCTGGAAATCTCGCAGGACCGCGTTCGCGAAAAATCCTTCCTGAACGATCAGGGGATCGAAACCGCCCCCTGGGCGCCGGTGAAGAATGCCGAAGACCTTGATATTGCCGTCGACAAGATCGGCCGTCCGTCTGTCTTAAAAACCACCCGTTTCGGTTATGACGGCAAGGGCCAGGCCAAGATCGGCCCGGAAACCGACGCCATTGCCGCCTGGCGCGAGGTCGGTAGCGGCTATTGCATCCTGGAAGGATTTGTCGATTTCACCATGGAAATCTCCGTCATTGTCGCGCGCAGCGTCACCGGCGAGATTAAGGCCTATGAGCCGGTGGAAAACCGGCATGCCAATCATATTCTGGACGAAACCCATGTGCCGGCGTCGATCACGGCGGAACAGACCGAACAGGCCATGGAAATCGCGACCAAAGCCGTGGAAGCCATGGATTTGGTCGGCCTGCTGGCGGTCGAGATGTTTGTGGCCGCTGACGGGCGCATCCTGGTGAACGAGGTTGCCCCGCGCCCACATAACTCCGGCCATTGGACCATGGATGCCTGCGTCACCTCCCAGTTTGAACAGCTTGTCCGCGCCGTTTGCGGCCTGCCTCTGGGCTCGACCCAGCGTCTGGGCCGGGCAAAGATGAAAAACCTGCTGGGCCGGGATGTGCATAAATGGGAAGAATATCTGGCAGAGCCGGGCGCCCATCTGCACCTCTATGGCAAGGCTGATGTGAAGGCTGGCCGGAAGATGGGCCATGTAAACTGGCTGTTCCAGGACGACGACGCATAA
- a CDS encoding TIGR02444 family protein has translation MTGLTDMNGTDGMTQQVENPFWSFSLALYERPGVELACLRLQNKAAMDVNLALLCCWLGMRGVFLPKESLQHLIDQTEAWRQTVIGPIRDARIASKSVELPAEMNGRDAFREDLKQVELAAERMLQDMLYLMLNELPGKDGREADPGGLVRGNLSRYAGACKRRIDAGLRTAFETLAQESMTLA, from the coding sequence GTGACCGGCTTGACTGATATGAACGGGACGGATGGCATGACACAGCAGGTTGAAAACCCCTTCTGGTCTTTCTCCCTGGCCTTATACGAAAGGCCGGGGGTGGAACTGGCCTGCTTGCGGCTTCAGAACAAGGCAGCCATGGACGTCAATCTGGCGTTGTTATGCTGTTGGCTGGGCATGCGCGGGGTATTTCTGCCAAAGGAGAGCCTGCAGCATCTGATTGACCAGACGGAGGCCTGGCGGCAGACGGTCATAGGCCCCATCCGGGATGCGCGGATTGCGTCCAAATCGGTTGAATTGCCTGCGGAGATGAATGGCCGGGATGCTTTTCGCGAGGATTTGAAACAGGTGGAACTGGCGGCCGAACGGATGCTGCAGGACATGCTCTATCTGATGTTGAATGAATTGCCGGGCAAGGACGGGCGCGAGGCCGATCCGGGAGGACTGGTCCGTGGCAATCTCAGCCGATATGCGGGGGCCTGCAAGCGGCGTATTGATGCGGGCTTGCGCACGGCATTCGAAACGCTGGCACAGGAGAGCATGACCCTGGCCTGA
- a CDS encoding GGDEF domain-containing protein gives MQELTPAEAVQAYGTQPIQTGAGVRHEYPRRPSENGADPHAGSEDDETDLQGIDMDDVPAGLRPAFIHLVDEIGHLREHLDEARHQIDYLKDRTDHDPVTGCLTRRAFQGTLEQVLTLDKENDIHSSLGLIALPDWGELRRTTGLEAAEAYAIEACDICERHMRTGDRIARIDDNTFALLMVASGRDEATLLLGDIQQELRNMTVAGGMARIIVTQMELSEGGAQENLARADRALIAQWARQV, from the coding sequence GTGCAGGAACTGACACCGGCGGAGGCCGTCCAGGCCTATGGCACGCAGCCTATTCAGACGGGCGCGGGCGTGAGGCATGAATATCCCCGAAGACCTTCGGAAAACGGGGCCGACCCCCATGCCGGCAGTGAGGATGATGAAACGGATTTGCAGGGCATTGATATGGACGATGTGCCTGCCGGTCTGCGGCCCGCATTTATCCATCTGGTCGACGAAATCGGCCATCTGCGGGAACATCTGGATGAGGCGCGCCACCAGATTGATTATCTCAAGGACCGGACGGACCATGACCCGGTGACAGGCTGTCTGACCAGGCGTGCCTTTCAGGGAACGCTGGAACAGGTCCTGACGCTGGACAAGGAAAATGACATTCACAGCTCCCTGGGGCTGATTGCCTTGCCGGACTGGGGCGAGTTGCGCCGGACAACCGGGCTGGAGGCGGCGGAGGCCTATGCCATCGAGGCCTGTGATATTTGTGAACGGCATATGCGCACCGGCGACCGGATTGCCCGAATTGACGATAACACCTTTGCCCTGCTTATGGTGGCGTCGGGCCGGGACGAGGCAACCCTGCTTCTGGGGGATATCCAGCAGGAACTGCGAAATATGACCGTCGCGGGCGGCATGGCCCGGATCATCGTTACCCAAATGGAGTTGAGCGAAGGCGGCGCGCAGGAAAACCTGGCGCGCGCCGACAGGGCGCTTATCGCCCAATGGGCCCGACAGGTGTAA
- a CDS encoding chloride channel protein, giving the protein MSTEPDSKRSVFAWGQSLRRLVRHEQFILSGMAFLVGLLGGVAAILFRDGIALSQTFFYGYGGERLHSFAEQLDWWHILFAPALGGLLVGAMVHRLMPDKRPQSVAEVIESSALQGARMRLGTGLGAVLISAVTLGSGASAGREGPVVHFSAVLTTFVAQRLHLGRAQRKTLLACGVASGVAASFNAPFAGIFFALEVVIGSYAMSTFTPVVISAVCGTLLSRAYYGDITAFVIPHHNIVSFLEFPAFAILGVVSAIVAISFIWAVGVVEKVLPLIHVPSWLRPCVGGLGVGAIALVFPQVLGVGYEATDQALNEEYALYFLILLIVAKTTATAVTLGSGFGGGVFSPSLFLGAMLGGAFGIVATSLFPHLSSGHGAYTIVGMGAVAGAVLGAPISTILMVFELTGDYALTVAVMIATVIASQIVIQGYGHSFFSKQLAKRGINLSAGRERGILRARRIPSVMRHDFVFVSPDATMKEVRQKLQLCFYGEVFVVNEDKTLVGTITLHDLSDAAFDPSHDEGLRAVSVARLNPPVVAVSDDLETAMSLMESSGEEHIAVVDSKESGKLVGVLHERHVMAAYHYAVLETRTAERD; this is encoded by the coding sequence ATGTCAACAGAACCGGACAGCAAACGGTCTGTCTTCGCGTGGGGGCAATCCCTGCGGCGACTGGTGCGGCACGAACAGTTCATACTTTCAGGTATGGCGTTCCTTGTTGGCCTGCTTGGCGGTGTCGCGGCAATCCTCTTCCGTGACGGGATCGCCCTGTCGCAGACTTTCTTCTACGGTTATGGCGGTGAACGACTGCACAGTTTCGCCGAACAGCTCGACTGGTGGCACATCCTGTTTGCCCCGGCACTGGGCGGGCTTCTGGTTGGGGCGATGGTGCATCGGCTGATGCCGGACAAGCGCCCCCAGAGCGTGGCGGAGGTCATCGAAAGCAGCGCCCTGCAGGGCGCACGTATGCGGCTGGGAACCGGTCTTGGCGCGGTCCTGATCAGCGCCGTGACCTTGGGTAGCGGTGCGTCCGCCGGACGAGAGGGGCCTGTCGTTCATTTTTCTGCTGTCCTGACGACATTCGTTGCGCAACGGCTCCATCTGGGGCGGGCACAGCGCAAGACCCTTCTGGCCTGTGGTGTGGCGTCCGGCGTGGCGGCCTCCTTCAATGCGCCGTTTGCCGGAATTTTCTTCGCCCTGGAAGTGGTGATCGGCAGTTACGCCATGTCCACCTTTACGCCCGTCGTCATATCGGCCGTCTGCGGAACCTTGCTCAGCCGTGCCTATTATGGGGATATCACCGCCTTCGTCATTCCTCATCACAACATAGTCTCCTTCCTGGAGTTTCCGGCCTTCGCCATCCTTGGCGTTGTCAGCGCAATCGTCGCAATATCCTTCATCTGGGCAGTTGGTGTGGTGGAAAAGGTTTTGCCGTTGATCCATGTGCCATCCTGGCTGCGTCCCTGCGTGGGTGGCCTTGGGGTCGGTGCAATCGCCCTGGTTTTCCCGCAGGTTCTGGGTGTGGGTTATGAGGCGACCGATCAGGCATTGAATGAGGAATATGCCCTGTATTTCCTGATCCTTCTGATTGTTGCCAAGACGACGGCAACGGCGGTGACACTGGGAAGCGGGTTTGGCGGCGGCGTCTTCTCACCGTCGCTGTTTCTGGGGGCAATGCTGGGCGGGGCCTTCGGGATTGTCGCAACCTCGCTGTTTCCGCATCTGTCTTCCGGTCACGGGGCCTATACCATCGTTGGCATGGGGGCGGTGGCAGGGGCCGTCCTGGGTGCGCCGATTTCCACCATCCTCATGGTATTTGAGCTGACCGGGGATTATGCCCTGACCGTTGCAGTGATGATTGCGACTGTGATTGCCTCCCAGATTGTTATCCAGGGCTATGGGCACTCCTTTTTCAGCAAGCAACTGGCCAAGCGCGGGATCAACCTGTCGGCGGGGCGGGAGCGTGGGATACTCCGGGCCCGGCGGATACCCTCGGTCATGCGGCATGATTTCGTATTTGTCTCCCCCGATGCGACCATGAAAGAAGTGCGTCAAAAGCTGCAATTGTGCTTTTACGGTGAGGTTTTTGTGGTGAATGAAGATAAGACGCTGGTGGGGACGATCACCCTGCATGACCTGTCCGATGCGGCCTTCGACCCCAGCCATGACGAAGGCTTGCGGGCGGTAAGTGTGGCGCGGCTGAACCCGCCGGTGGTTGCGGTTTCCGATGATCTGGAAACAGCCATGTCCCTGATGGAAAGTTCCGGGGAGGAACATATTGCCGTCGTCGATTCCAAGGAGAGCGGGAAGCTGGTAGGGGTCCTGCATGAACGCCACGTCATGGCGGCCTACCATTATGCCGTGCTGGAGACGCGCACCGCAGAACGTGACTGA
- a CDS encoding YdcH family protein has translation MDEQEEQALRHRIEELRIEHKDLDDVIARITEEPPFNHLQVQRLKKKKLSIKDEILRLESQLIPDIIA, from the coding sequence ATGGACGAACAAGAAGAACAAGCTCTGCGTCATCGTATTGAAGAACTCAGGATCGAACATAAGGATCTGGATGATGTCATCGCCCGGATTACTGAGGAACCGCCCTTCAATCACCTGCAGGTCCAACGGCTGAAGAAGAAGAAATTGTCCATCAAGGACGAGATTCTTCGCCTTGAATCACAGTTGATTCCGGACATTATCGCCTGA
- a CDS encoding substrate-binding periplasmic protein — MKKTILSIIAASATALFAATALAQDAAPVTIPVYEWEPYSGQALKGYGLATELTTDALTKAGYTVKHAFVPWKRALEVGKRGDYEVVPGMWFSEERAKSFLFSHPMLSNELVTICVNFDGDKPDRTGNPLNLRDKTVGLVRGYHYPDSLLSLDHVEFEEGVSLGTNLKKLFFRRVDVVVGDRVASSWLGRRLFGEASGLLYVTGDPIITRNLFIGISRQSARRDRLATAINNELDHMKNSGELAARVRQYVEAARPEIADEMEKLLTSDKPAE; from the coding sequence GTGAAGAAGACGATTCTTTCCATCATCGCGGCCAGTGCCACAGCGCTTTTCGCCGCAACGGCACTGGCGCAGGACGCCGCACCGGTCACGATCCCCGTTTATGAGTGGGAACCCTATTCCGGGCAGGCCTTGAAGGGCTATGGCCTCGCAACGGAGCTTACAACCGATGCCCTGACCAAAGCAGGGTACACGGTAAAACACGCCTTCGTGCCCTGGAAACGCGCGCTGGAGGTCGGCAAACGCGGGGATTACGAAGTTGTGCCCGGCATGTGGTTTTCCGAAGAAAGGGCCAAATCGTTCCTCTTTTCCCATCCCATGCTTTCCAACGAACTGGTCACCATTTGTGTCAATTTCGACGGCGACAAGCCGGACAGGACTGGAAATCCACTCAACCTGCGCGACAAGACCGTCGGACTGGTGCGCGGTTATCACTATCCCGACAGCCTGCTTTCGCTCGACCATGTTGAATTCGAGGAAGGCGTAAGCCTTGGCACCAACCTGAAAAAGCTGTTCTTCCGGCGCGTCGATGTGGTGGTAGGTGACCGCGTCGCCAGCAGTTGGCTGGGCCGCCGCCTGTTTGGCGAAGCCTCCGGGTTGCTCTATGTCACAGGCGACCCGATCATCACACGAAACCTGTTTATCGGGATCAGCCGCCAATCCGCCCGCCGGGACCGGCTCGCCACGGCGATCAACAACGAGTTGGACCACATGAAGAACTCCGGCGAGCTTGCAGCGCGGGTAAGACAATATGTGGAGGCCGCCCGGCCCGAAATCGCCGACGAGATGGAAAAACTGCTGACGTCGGACAAGCCCGCGGAGTAA
- the purE gene encoding 5-(carboxyamino)imidazole ribonucleotide mutase: MTATPQVGIIMGSQSDWPTMKNAAETLDALGIPFEAKIVSAHRTPDRMADYAKSARDRGLKVIIAGAGGAAHLPGMTAAMTPLPVFGVPIESRTLKGEDSLLSIVQMPGGIPVGTLAIGKAGAINAALLAGSVLALNDDKIAAALDAWRAKQTASVAEEPTDDA; encoded by the coding sequence ATGACCGCAACCCCGCAAGTCGGCATCATCATGGGCAGTCAGTCAGACTGGCCCACCATGAAAAACGCAGCGGAAACCCTGGATGCGCTTGGCATTCCCTTTGAGGCAAAAATCGTTTCCGCCCACCGCACGCCGGACCGCATGGCCGACTATGCCAAATCCGCCAGGGATCGTGGCCTGAAAGTCATCATCGCTGGCGCCGGTGGGGCCGCCCATCTTCCGGGCATGACCGCCGCCATGACACCGCTGCCGGTCTTCGGTGTTCCCATCGAATCCCGCACGCTGAAAGGCGAGGACAGTCTGTTGTCTATCGTCCAGATGCCCGGTGGCATTCCGGTCGGCACCCTCGCCATCGGCAAGGCGGGTGCAATCAACGCGGCCCTGCTGGCCGGGTCCGTCCTCGCGCTCAACGATGACAAGATCGCCGCAGCACTTGATGCATGGCGTGCAAAACAGACCGCCTCCGTTGCAGAGGAGCCCACCGACGATGCATAA
- a CDS encoding ATP-dependent 6-phosphofructokinase: MSKKPKKIGILTSGGDCAGLNAIIRAVVKHAEVTYGWEVYGIEQGTRGFYARPPQMRRLRPESFDGTLLRQAGTILGTTNKGDPFAYPMADGTVKDRSAELIEGYNLAGLDALIGVGGDGSQAILNRLAKQGDIPLVCIPKTIDNDIGATEVAVGYDTAMQVATDALDKLQPTAASHSRVMVLEVMGRDAGHIALAAGIAGGADVILIPEIDYDMDVVAAKIQQLHDDGRNFALVMVAEAISVGGGKIFQDDPAGQKRYGGVGHYIGDDIAERTGAEVRVTVLGHIQRGGVPTPRDRLMASVFGVHAVDLIAEGRTGRMVAWANRQVTDLPIEEAIAAFANVRVDGPLVKTARGLGICFGDRLD, from the coding sequence ATGAGTAAGAAGCCGAAAAAAATTGGCATACTGACCAGCGGTGGCGACTGTGCGGGGCTGAACGCCATTATCCGTGCGGTGGTAAAACATGCGGAGGTAACATACGGCTGGGAGGTCTATGGGATCGAGCAGGGAACGCGGGGGTTTTATGCCCGCCCGCCACAGATGCGGCGCCTGCGACCGGAAAGTTTTGACGGCACGCTGTTGCGCCAGGCGGGGACGATCCTGGGCACGACCAACAAGGGCGATCCCTTCGCCTATCCAATGGCAGATGGCACAGTCAAGGATCGTTCGGCGGAACTGATTGAGGGCTATAACCTCGCCGGGCTGGATGCGTTGATCGGGGTTGGCGGTGATGGCAGTCAGGCAATATTGAACCGTCTGGCCAAACAGGGCGATATCCCGCTGGTCTGCATTCCCAAAACCATTGATAACGATATTGGCGCGACGGAAGTTGCAGTGGGATATGATACTGCCATGCAGGTGGCGACCGATGCTCTGGATAAATTACAGCCGACGGCGGCCAGCCACAGCCGCGTCATGGTGTTGGAGGTCATGGGTCGCGACGCCGGGCATATTGCGCTGGCTGCCGGGATCGCAGGGGGCGCGGATGTCATCCTGATCCCCGAAATCGACTATGACATGGATGTCGTGGCGGCAAAGATACAGCAGTTGCACGATGACGGGCGTAATTTTGCCTTGGTCATGGTCGCCGAAGCCATCTCTGTGGGGGGCGGCAAGATATTCCAGGATGATCCGGCCGGGCAGAAGCGTTATGGCGGGGTCGGCCATTATATCGGTGATGACATCGCCGAACGCACCGGCGCGGAGGTTCGTGTGACGGTGCTGGGCCATATCCAGCGTGGCGGCGTTCCCACGCCGCGGGACAGGCTGATGGCCAGTGTATTCGGCGTGCATGCGGTTGACCTCATTGCCGAGGGTCGCACCGGGCGTATGGTTGCCTGGGCCAACCGGCAGGTAACAGACCTCCCGATCGAGGAGGCGATCGCTGCCTTTGCGAATGTTCGCGTGGATGGCCCATTGGTGAAGACGGCCCGTGGCCTGGGGATCTGTTTCGGTGACCGGCTTGACTGA
- a CDS encoding IS1182 family transposase → MLKKPQPEQGRLEMVTLEGLVPADHLLRKIDAVIDFSFIHDRVAGLYCADNGRPALDPVMLFKALFIGYLFGIRSERQLVREIEVNVAYRWFLRLGLTDKVFDASTLSQNRRRRYQDVSVAQDIFDHIVEQAIAKGLVDGTVLYTDSTHLKANANKNKWDSQVVAKSRADYWDALDLAVEEDRAAHAKKPLKAKERAPGQKETKVSRTDPEAGYMVREGKPKGFFYLDHRTVDGRYGIITDTHATPATVHDSIPYLDRLDRQRDRFGLDVQAVGLDAGYATAGIAKGLEDRDILGVTGYRRPNHRAGMLRKRDYQYDRQSDGYRCPQGQFLNYATTDRNGYRHYKSDPKVCATCPLLASCTGSAKHTKTVTRHVWQDARERTDAHRLTDWGKRLYKRRKETVERSFADAKQLFGHRYARFRGLIAVKTQCLLAAAAQNIKKIALAMVPKTETSPI, encoded by the coding sequence ATGTTGAAGAAGCCCCAGCCTGAACAGGGCCGACTTGAGATGGTGACATTGGAGGGTCTGGTGCCTGCGGATCACCTGCTTCGCAAGATCGATGCGGTGATCGACTTTTCGTTTATCCACGACCGGGTGGCCGGTCTGTATTGCGCGGATAATGGCCGCCCGGCGCTGGACCCGGTGATGCTGTTCAAGGCGCTGTTCATCGGCTACCTGTTCGGCATCCGCTCGGAGCGGCAGTTGGTGCGGGAGATCGAGGTGAATGTGGCCTATCGCTGGTTTCTGCGCTTGGGCCTCACCGACAAGGTGTTCGATGCCTCGACGCTGTCGCAGAACCGCCGCCGCCGCTACCAGGATGTGTCTGTGGCGCAGGATATTTTCGATCACATTGTCGAACAGGCAATTGCCAAGGGTCTTGTGGACGGCACGGTGCTTTATACCGACAGCACCCATCTGAAGGCCAATGCCAACAAGAACAAATGGGACAGCCAAGTGGTCGCCAAGTCCCGGGCCGACTATTGGGACGCGCTGGACCTGGCGGTTGAGGAGGATCGGGCGGCCCATGCCAAAAAGCCGCTGAAGGCGAAGGAACGCGCGCCCGGGCAAAAGGAGACCAAGGTCAGCCGCACCGACCCGGAAGCCGGTTACATGGTGCGTGAAGGCAAGCCCAAGGGGTTCTTTTATCTGGATCATCGCACGGTGGACGGGCGTTATGGCATCATCACCGATACTCACGCCACCCCGGCCACTGTGCATGACAGTATCCCCTATCTGGACCGGCTCGACCGGCAGCGGGACCGCTTCGGCCTGGATGTCCAGGCGGTCGGGCTGGATGCAGGCTATGCCACGGCGGGCATCGCCAAGGGGCTGGAAGACAGGGATATCCTCGGTGTGACCGGCTATCGCCGCCCGAACCACCGGGCAGGCATGCTGCGCAAGCGGGACTATCAGTACGACCGGCAGTCAGACGGCTACCGCTGTCCGCAGGGCCAGTTCCTGAATTATGCCACCACCGACCGCAACGGCTATCGCCATTACAAAAGCGACCCGAAGGTCTGCGCCACCTGCCCGCTGCTTGCCTCCTGCACCGGCAGCGCCAAACACACCAAAACCGTCACCCGCCATGTCTGGCAGGACGCCCGGGAGCGCACGGACGCCCACCGTCTCACCGACTGGGGCAAAAGGCTCTATAAAAGACGCAAGGAAACTGTAGAACGCTCCTTTGCCGACGCAAAGCAGCTCTTCGGACACCGATACGCCCGCTTCCGCGGCCTCATCGCCGTCAAAACGCAATGCCTGCTCGCCGCCGCCGCCCAAAACATCAAGAAAATCGCCCTCGCAATGGTTCCAAAAACCGAAACCAGCCCGATCTGA